The genomic stretch TCCACCGTTACCGCGTTGTGGGCATCAAAGAACTTCATCGCGATCTTCCTCAATGCGATCTTCGCGATGCGCATCGTGCTCGCGCCGTGGATCGCGATCAATCTCGTCGACTTTTACGTCGTCAACAAGCGTCACTACCTCGTCTCGGAGATCATCAGCAGCAACGGCGGCGTGTACGGCGCATTCAACGTCAAGGCCATCGCGCTCTATGTGTTCGGCATTGTCGTGCAGGTGCCGTTCATGGAAGAGAGCTTCTTTCACGGTCCCTGGGCGTCGATTCTGGGCGGCGCCGATGTCTCGTGGATGGTGGGTCTCGTCGCCACCGCACTCGCCTACTGGCTGCTCTCGCCGAACGGCGGATCGCGTGCACCGCGACGCGCGACCGCTCGCGTCACGGCCCAGGAGTAAGCGCCCCGCCAACTTTTCGATGGCGACAAAAAACCGGCTCGTTGTTCGCAACGAGCCGGTTTTCTTTTTACCGCACGCGGCTTAGATAGGCTTCTCGACGACGAACACCGAGACCGCGCGCTTCAGTTCCATGGCCTGATCTTCGAGCGACTGCGCGGCAGCCGCTGCCTGCTCGACCAGCGCCGCGTTCTGCTGCGTGACCTTGTCCATCAAATTCACGGCTTGATTGACCTGCTCGATGCCGCGGCTCTGCTCGTTCGAAGCCGCCGCGATCTCGCCAACAATATCGGCCACCTGGCGAATCGCAAGTTTCACGTCCGCCATCGTGCCGCCCGCCGCGTGCGCCTGCTGCGCGCCGCTGCGGATCGTCTCCACCGAAGAACCGATGAGTTCCTTGATCTCGCGCGCCGCCGTGGCCGAGCGCTGCGCGAGCGAGCGCACTTCGTTCGCGACCACGGCGAAGCCGCGGCCCTGATCGCCCGCGCGCGCCGCCTCCACCGCCGCGTTCAACGCCAGAATGTTGGTCTGGAACGCGATACCCTCGATCACGGCCGTGATCTCCGAGATCTGATCCGAACTCCCGCTGATGCGTTGAATGGCCTCGACCATGCCGTGCACCGCTTCGTTGCCCGCTTCCGCCATGCCCGAGGCGCGCGTGGCGAGCGTGCTCGCCTCGCGCGCGTTGTCGGCGTTCTGGCGCACGGTTTCGGTCAGTTGCGTCATGCTGGCCGCCGTCTCCTCGAGCGAGGCGGCCTGCTCCTCGGTGCGCGAAGACAGATCGAGATTGCCCGCGGCGATCTCGCTGGACGCCGAAGCAATACGGTCCGCACTGGAGCGCACGCCGCCCACCATGCCCGCGAGGCTCAGGTTCATCGCCTGCATCGCGCGCATCAACTGGCCGGTTTCGTCCGTCGAGGTGACCACGATACGATGCGTGAGATCGCCTTCGGCCACGCTAGCCGCCGCCGTAACCGCCTGCCGCAACGGCCGCGAAATCGCACGCGAGAGCCAGCGCCCCGCGAGCACCGAAGCGAGCACGGCCATCAGCGAAGCCGTGAGCACGCTCACGTAGATCGTCGTGCGCAAGGACTCGAGCTGCGCGCGATCGTCCTGCACGCGCGCCTGCTCGTAGCGCTCCAGCTGGCTCACCGCCGCGATGAGTTTCCCGGTGCCCAGATACGCGCCGAAACTCTCCGTGAGCGTGGACAGATCGCTCACGCTCACGGCGAACGCATCGACTTGCTTGCGCGTTTGCACGAGCGGATCGACCACGGTTTTCAGCCAGCTCTCGTAGGCTTCACGGCCTGCGTCCACGAGCGCGTCGCCCGCGGGCGTGGTATCGATCGTGCGCAGTTTCGCGAGCTTCGCGTTGAAGTCCTCGCGATGATCGACGATCCATTGCTGGTGCGAGGCCTTGCCGTTGAGGTTGTTTGCCAGCACGGCCCAGATGATGTTCAGATAGTCGCCCGTGCCGTCTTTCAGCAGTTGCAGAACCTGCCCGGACGCTTCGATTTGCTGCTGCTTGCGGTCGATGGCGTGAACGCTGTACAGGCAAATGCCCGCACTCACGCCAAAAACGGCAATCGCGCCGGAAAACGCCAGCGTGATCTTGCGGGCGATGGGAAGGTGATGAAGCGTTTTCATTGAGGACTCGCTAACCCGCCGGTCAGACCGCGAGGCAGAGGTACTTGACGACCACATAATCGTCGATGCCGTAGTGCGACCCTTCGCGCCCCATG from Paraburkholderia acidisoli encodes the following:
- a CDS encoding methyl-accepting chemotaxis protein, encoding MKTLHHLPIARKITLAFSGAIAVFGVSAGICLYSVHAIDRKQQQIEASGQVLQLLKDGTGDYLNIIWAVLANNLNGKASHQQWIVDHREDFNAKLAKLRTIDTTPAGDALVDAGREAYESWLKTVVDPLVQTRKQVDAFAVSVSDLSTLTESFGAYLGTGKLIAAVSQLERYEQARVQDDRAQLESLRTTIYVSVLTASLMAVLASVLAGRWLSRAISRPLRQAVTAAASVAEGDLTHRIVVTSTDETGQLMRAMQAMNLSLAGMVGGVRSSADRIASASSEIAAGNLDLSSRTEEQAASLEETAASMTQLTETVRQNADNAREASTLATRASGMAEAGNEAVHGMVEAIQRISGSSDQISEITAVIEGIAFQTNILALNAAVEAARAGDQGRGFAVVANEVRSLAQRSATAAREIKELIGSSVETIRSGAQQAHAAGGTMADVKLAIRQVADIVGEIAAASNEQSRGIEQVNQAVNLMDKVTQQNAALVEQAAAAAQSLEDQAMELKRAVSVFVVEKPI